GTCTGGTCCCCGTACTCCGCGGCGATCTTGCGAAGTTTCTCCAGCGTGCCGTCCCGGCTACCGTCATCGACGTAGCAAACCTCGTACTCGATGGGCAGGGCGTCGAGAACCCTGCGGATCTCTGCGTCGAAGCGGTCGATGACGGCTTCTTCGTTGTAGCAAGGAACAACTACGGACAGCTTGGTCATGAACACTTCCTGCCGGATCCGAACGGGTGATTGTCGACGACTGACTCGACACCACCGCCTCTTGAGAAGTATGCACGGCCGAGCCGCGCTGCCCGAGTCGAGTGCCGCACACGGTAGCTTTGTCGGGATAAACGCAATGGAACAAAGGGATCGAGGTGCACGTGCCTGACGTCTCCGTGGTCGTCATCGTCTACAACGACGCAGAGCGTCTGCCGACAGCCGTCCAGTCGGTTTTGGACCAGACCCTGCACGGGGTCGAAGTCGTGATCGTGGACGACTGCAGCAAGGACCGTTCCTTCGAGGTCGCCAAGGAACTCGAAGCAGCGCACCCGGGGCGGGTGCGTGCCTACCAGTTGCCCGAGAACAGCGGCGCCGGCGGCGAGCCCCGCAACGTCGGCATCGGCCATGCCGAGGGCCGCTACGTCATGTTCCTGGACAGCGACGACGTCCTTGAGGTGAACGCCTGCCGCAACATGCTGGAGGCCGCCGAGCGGACGGACGCCGACATCGTCTCGGGGCTGTGCGTGCGGGTCCACAAGGACACCCGCAACCAGAAGCGCGACGAGTGGTACGCGTGGCTGTACCGCACCACCCGCACCCTGAACTCGGTCAGCGAGCTGCCGGACCTGTTCGTGTGGGACACGCTGTCCACGAACAAGTGCTACCGCCGCGACTTCCTCCTCGACAACAACCTCCTCTTCCCGAAGGGGATGCTGTACGAGGACCTGATGTTCATCGCCGAGGCCTACCTCGCCGCGAAGAAGATCACCCTCATCCCGAACCAGGTGTACTTCTGGAACGTCTACGCGCAGGCCAAGGTCAAGTCCGTGACCAACCGCCGGCACGAGATGACCAACTACATCCACCGGCTGGAGATCCACCGGCGGATCGACGCCCTCCTGGCGCAGCGCGGCATGACCGAGATGCAGACGGCCAAGGACGTCAAGTTCCTCAAGCACGACCTCGTGCTGCACCTGCGTGACCTGCCGTTCCGCGACGAGTCCTACCGGCGCGAGTTCGCCGAGCTCTCCCGCGGCTACCTGGAGGGTCTCGACCGCGAGGCGTACACCCGGGTCCAGCCCATCCAGGCCATCTGCGCCTACCTGCTCCAGCAGGGCGACTGGGACAACCTGCTGCCCGCCGTGGACACCCTGACCCACCGGAACAAGGTGTCCTCCCCGCTCGCCAAGAAGGACGGCCGGATCTACTGGTGCGCCGAGCACCTCGACGACGAGTTCGCCCGCAGCGTGCTCGACGTCACGGACCTCGGCTACCACCAGAAGCCGATCCGGGAACTGTTCCTGCGCAACGAGCTGACGCGCTACGCGGAGGCCGAGGGCACCGTGCGGCTCGCGGGCCGCATCACCAACCCGCTGGGTGTCATCAGGCCCGAGGCGAAGATCAAGGGCCAGGTCGAGTTCCGGGCCCGCCGCCGCAGCCTGCAGACGTTCAACTTCCCCGTGAAGGCGCTGCGCAACGAGGGCAGCATCATCTCCTGGGAAGCCGACGTCGACCTCAGTGCCAAGCTCCGTCCGCTGGGCATCATCGACTCCGTCTGGGACGTCCGCGTCATCCTGGACGTCGACGGCGCGAAGACCAACACGCGCCTGACCATCGGTGAGAGCGAGCTCGGCAGCGGTCTGCTGCCCGTCAAGCCGCGCCTGACCCGTCTGGTCGCGGACCACATCGAGCCGCAGCCCACGGCCAAGGGCCACCTGGCCTTCAGGCTGGTCTCCGCCCGGCACGACAACGAGCGGATCGAGGAACTGATCCAGAGCGCCGTGCGCGGCAGGCCCGGCAAGCTGGCCAAGGCCGGCTACCGCCGGGCCAAGGAGCTGCGCAAGACGCTGACCTCGGAGAAGACCAAGCTGCGCCTCTTCCACGAGGTCTACGGCCGGCTGCCGGTGAAGAAGCGCACCATCGTCTTCGAGAGCATGCTCGGCAAGCAGTACAGCGACAGCCCGCGCGCCATCTACGAGGAGATGCGCAGCCGCGGTCTGGAGTTCGAGGCGTTCTGGTCGTACGCGGGCAGCCCGAAGGACTTCCCCGCGGACGCCCATCTGGTGCGCCGCTGGTCGCTGCCCTACCTGAAGGCGCTGGCCCGGGCGGAGTTCTGGGTGGACAACCAGAGCTACCCGCTGAAGCTCGCCAAGCGGCCCGACACCACGTACATCCAGACCTGGCACGGGTCCGCGCTCAAGAAGATGGGCTTCGACCAGCCCGGTCTGAAGGCGGCCACGCACGCGCAGCAGGCCGCGGAGGAGAGGCACCTGAGCCGCTTCGACCACTTCGTGTGCCGCTCGGAGCACGACGTGCGGACCCTCGCGAAGGCCTTCCGGATCGGCGAATCGAAGCTGCTGCGGGTGGGTTACCCGCGCAACGACGCGCTCGTGCGGGCCCGGCAGGCCGAGGTCGCGCCGGACGGGCGCCGCGAGCGCGGTGCGCTGGCCGCCGAGCTCGGCATTCCCGCCGACAAGAAGGTCCTGTTGTACGCGCCGACGTTCCGTACGCCGGGTGCGTTCCCGATGCCGTTCGACGTGGAGAAGTTCACCGAGGAGTTCGGTGATCAGTACGTCCTGCTCGTCCGGGCGCACTACCTCAACCACGTGGTGCTGCCGCCGACGGCCAAGGGCAAGGTCATCGACGTGTCCGCGCGGCACGACGTGATGCCGCTGATGGAGCTGTCCGACGCGCTGATCACGGACTACTCCTCCGTGATGTTCGACTACGCGCTGCTGGACCGGCCGATCCTCTTCTTCGCGTACGACTACGACTCGTACGTGCACGAGGAGCGCGGCACCTACTTCGACCTGGTGGAGCACGCCCCGGGCCCGGTGTTCCGGACCGAGGAGGAGTTCCACGACGTCCTGAAGAGCCTCGACGCGGCGCAGGACCCGCACGCCGAGGCCCGCAAGCGCTTCGTGGCCGAGTTCGGCGAGTACGACCGGGGCAACGCCGCCGAGCGGATCGTCGACACGTTCTTCTCCGGGTGGAGCCGCTGATGTCCGAGGTGATCGAGACGACGACCGTGACGAACCCCGCGACCGCGACGACGGGGGCTGTGATGACCGGTACGAACGACGGCCGACCCCGGGACATCTTCCTGGTCTCCAACAGCGTGGACGAGCTGGGCGGCATCACCAGCTGGTCCCACCAGATGGCCCGGATCTTCTCGGAGCGCGGACACACCGTCCACGTGGTGGGCATCGTGCCGGCCCCCGAGGGGCGGCGCGCCGACCTGGGCGAGGACCTGCCGTACCGCACCACCACCCTGTACGACGAGCACCCGCCCTCCATCAAGGCCCTCAGGGGTCTCAAGGGCAAGCTCGACATCATCGAGCGCCGGCGCCGGGCCGCACGCGACGCGGGCATGCGGGCGCAGGCCGCGAAGCTGACCGCGCTGTTCCGGGCGGCCCGCCCGGGGGCCGTGGTCATCGTGAGCCAGGTCTGGGCGATGGAGTGGGTGGCCATGGCGGACACCTCCGGTCTCAAGCTCGTCGGCATGAGCCACGAGTCCTTCGAGACCTGCCGCAGGTCCTCCCGGTTCGGGCGGGTCAAGCGGTTCTACAAGAACGTGGACCGGATGCTGGCCCTCACCCGCGAGGACGCGGACCTGTGGATCCGCCAGCGGATGGACAACGTGGGCTCCATGCCGAACCCGCTGCCGTTCTTCCCCGAGGAGCCGTCCCCGCGGACCGCCAAGCGCGTGGTCAGCATCGGCCGGCTGCACGAGGAGAAGGGCGTGGACATGCTCCTCGACTCCTGGGCGGAGGTGGCGCCGAAGCACCCCGGGTGGGTGCTGACGCTCTACGGCTCCGGTCCGGAGGAGGAGGCGCTGAAGAAGCAGTGCGCCCAGCTGGGGATCTCCTCCTCGGTGGAGTGGATGGGTCGCACCTCCGACGTGCCGGGCGCGTTGCGCGACAGCGCGGTGTTCGCCCTGTCCTCGCGCGGTGAGGGTTTCCCCCTCGCCCTGATGGAGGCCATGGCGACCGCGGTGCCCTGCGTCGCCTTCGACGTGGCCCCCGGTGTCCACGAGATCATCACGGACGGGGTCAACGGCCTCATCGCCCCGCCCGGGAACACCGGCGAGTTCGGCCGCCGCCTGGACGCGCTGATGTCCGACCGCGAGCTGCGCGACCGGATGGGCGAGCAGGCCCGCGAGGACATCCAGCGGTACTCCACGGAGGAGATCAGCAGGCGCTGGGAGGAGCTCTTCACGCTGCTGCACCGCTGACCCGCGGGCAGAGCGCGAACAGCGGGAACAGCGGAGCAGGACGACGGGCCATCACCCTTTTCGGTGGTGGCCCGTCCACGTACCCTCGACGGAGGGGCAAGAGGCCGCCGAGCAGCCGATGTCATCCAGCCGATCCGAGGAACCGCCCATGGGCTCCCGCGCGAGCGTCAGCGTCGTCATACCCGTGCACAACACCCGGCGCTACCTGCGGCGCTGCTTCGACTCGGTGGCCGCCCAGACCCTTACGGCGGACCGGATCGAGGTCATCGCCGTGGACGACGGCTCGACCGACGGCTCCGGGGACTGGCTGGACACCTGGGCGGCGCGGCACCCGAACACCACCGTGATCCACCAGGCCGCCTCCGGTGGCGCCGGGAAGCCGCGCAACGTCGGGATCGACGCGTCGAGCGGCGACTTCCTGTTCTTCCTCGACTCGGACGACTACCTGGGCCCGGAGGCCTTGGAGCGGCTGGTCCGGATGGCCGAGGAGCAGGACTCCGACGTGGTGTACGGGCGGATCGTCGGGGTCAACGGGCGGGCCGCCCCGGTGGACCTGCGCACCACCAGCCCCGAGGTCTCCCTCCACGACTCCCCCGTGTACTGGACGCTCGCCGCCTACAAGCTGTGGCGCCGCAGTCTGGTCGACGCGCACCGGTTGCGGTTCACCGAGGGCCGGCTGCTCGGCGAGGACCTCCCGTTCGGCGCGCACGCCCTGCTGCACGCCCGCCGGATATCGGTGGTGGCCGATCACGACTGCTACTACCTGGAGGGCCGCGGCGACGGCACGAACGCCACGCAGCAGGACGTCGACTGGGTGGCGCAGCTGGCCTACGTCGGCGGGATCCTGGAGATGGTGGCCGATCACGTGCCGGCCGGTCCCGAGCGGGACAAGCTCATGGAGCGCCATTTCCACGGCGAGGTGCTGAGCATGTTCGCCGAGCCGTACCTGGCCCGGGACGAGGCGGGCCGCGAGGCGATGGTCCGGGCGGCCGAACCGCTCGTCGAGACCTACCTGACCGAGCGGATCAGCGCCGCGTTGCCGCCCCGGCTGCGGCTGCGCGCCCATCTGATCAAGGCGGGTCGTACCCGCGAGCTGACCGCCGTCGTCACCGCCGACACCGCGGACGCTCTGGGTCCCGCCGTGATCGAGGGCGGTCGCGCCTTCGCCGCGTACCCGTTCTTCCGGGCCCCCGGCGCCGGTCTCCCCGACGAGCTGTACGACCTCACCTCGCGGGTGGTGCTGCGGCAGGAGCTGGCCTCGTACAGCTGGGACGGTCCAGTGCTGCGGCTGCGCGGGACGGCCCGGCTCGACGGCATGGGCGGGGCCGCGGCGCAGGAGGTGGCGCTGCTGCTGCGGCGGCAGGGCCACACCATCCGGATACCGGCGGCGCGGACCGACGAGCGGGGTGGTTACGAGGCGGCGGTGGACGTCAACCGGGCCGCCGAGGGCCTCCGGCTCGATGACGGCATATGGACCGTACGGGTCGCGGTGGCGGCGGGCTCCCTCGTCAAGGAGGCCTGGCTGCCGAGGCCGAAGGCCGCCGAGTACGACGCCGCCCCGGTGCCCCGGATCGTGCACGGCACGCCCGGGGAGCCGCCGCAGGCCGCGACGGTGTTCCACTCCGAGGCGCACCAGCACGTCAACCTCGACCTGGGCGCCACCCGGATACCCCTGGCCGCCGACGCGCGCGGCACGGCCGCCGCCCGGGTCGTGCGCGCCCCGGTCCTGGAGGCGACGGCGACCATACCGGGCTGGCCGGCGGACGCCCCGGTGGACTTCGTCCTGCACGCGCCGGGCCGGGCCCCGTTCACCACTCCGGCGGTGGGCGGCACCGATCCGGACGGTCGGCTGCGGGTGCGCACGGAGGTGCGGGGCGTGCCGGAGGGCGAGTGGCAGGTTCGGCTGCGGATACGGGACCAGGGGTTCAGCCGGGAGCTGCCGGTGCACGCGGCGGACGGGGCCGCGCTCACCGTACGGGTACCGCTGCCGTTGCACCGCCGGCTCGGTCGGCACGCCCGCCGGACGGTCTCGCGGATCGTGCGCGCGCCGGCCCGCTGAAACGCGCACCGGCCCGCCGCCCGGGTGATCGGGGCGGCGGGCCGGTGGCATGCTCAAAGCAGAGTGCGGGGCCCTGGGAGACGACAGGGCCTTAGCGCTGCGCGGTCACCTTGTTGGCCTGCCAGCCCGCCCACGCCGAGGTGATCATCTCGCGGACGTCGTGGCGGGCCTTCCAGCCCAGCTCCGCGGCGATCCTGTCGGCGGAGGCCACCACCTTCGCCGGGTCACCGGGACGGCGCGGGGTGACCACCGGCGCGAGGTCGTTGCCGGTGTTGGCGTTCAGCATCTCGACCATCTCGCGGACGGAGACGCCCTCGCCGCGGCCGATGTTGACGGTGAGGTCCTTGTACTCGCCCTGGGCGCCCCACTCGGCGAGCCTGCGGGCCGCCACCACGTGGGCGTCCGCGAGGTCCTCGACGTGGATGTAGTCGCGGATGCAGGTGCCGTCCGGGGTCGGGTAGTCGTCGCCGAAGATGCGGGCGCCCTCACCGGCCTCGTAGCGCTCGAACACCATCGGGACGAGGTTGAAGACCCCGGTGTCCGCGAGTTCGGGGGTGGCGGCGCCCGCCACGTTGAAGTAGCGCAGGCAGGCGGTGGAGATGCCGTGCGCCTTGCCGGCGGCGCGGACGAGCCACTCGCCGGTGAGCTTGGTCTCGCCGTACGGGCTCAGGGGCAGGCAGGGGGTGTCCTCGGTGACCAGGTCCACGTCGGGCATGCCGTAGACGGAGGCGGAGGAGGAGAAGAGGAAGTTGCGGATGCCGGCCTCGGCCACGGCCTGGAGCAGCACCGTGAGGCCCTGCACGTTCTCGTGGTAGTAGTACAGCGGCTTCTCGACGGACTCGCCGACCTGCTTCTTGCCGGCGAGGTGCACCACGCCGGTGATCCGGTGCTCGGCGAGGGTCTTGTCCAGGAGCGGCCGGTCCAGCACCGAGCCGATGACCAGCGGGACGCCGTCCGGGACGCGGTTCTCGTTGCCCGTGGACAGGTCGTCGAGGACGACGACCTCCTCCCCCGCGAGCCGCATCGCGCGGACGACGTGCGAGCCGATGTATCCGGCGCCACCGGTGATCAGAAAAGTCATGCCGTGTTCTCCCGAGTCCTGTCCGATTCCGCCGGCCGTCTGCGACCGGTGTCCCTCTGTCAGCTCGACCGCAGGCCTGCCCTGACCCGGCCGAGGCGGTTGCGTACGAGGCTCATGGCCCCGAACGCGCCCGGCGCGAGCCGCACGCCCAGTGATCCCGCGGCCGTGCGGTACGGCTGCGCCAGCAGAACACCGTACCGGCTGCTGGGCAGCGCCCGACGTCGCAGCAGGTCGTCGAGGGGGCGCGGCGGGATCACGAGGGAGCTTCCGTCCGCACACCGCACTCCGATCCGCACACCCCACGCCTGCATGCCGCGTCCGCCGCGTCGTCGTCCGGCCTCCGCGAGCGCGGTGAGCCGGAACGGCAGCTCGGCGGTCCAGCCGTCCCCGTCGGTCGCGGGGGTCAGCTCCACGGGTTCGCCGAGGACCGGTTCCCCGCCCGAGCGCGCCTGGAAGTCCAACCACGCGGTGCGCGGCCCGGCGGCGGCGAGCCGTCCGTACATGTCGTGGACGCGGATCCGCAGGCCCGCGGTTCCGCTCGGGCGGGCGTCGACGGTGACGGGGAGTTCCCCGGTCGGCAGCGTCGCCATGCCGTCCAGCTCCACGGGGAGCTCCTCGCTCCACACGGGCAGCCCGTCCGGGGTGCTCGCGTACGGCGGCAGCAGCCGCGGGGGCTCGGCGGCGAAGCGGGTCAGCCGTTCCACGTCGGCGGGCGGCTTCGGGGTGGCCCGCAGCAGTCGTACGATCCAGCGCGCGTGCGCCCCGGCGGCCTCGACGACGGCGTCCGTGAAGCCGTCGAGGTAGTCGCGCGTCGCGGTCCACCAGGCGGCCTGGTAGTCGGGGTCGTCGCCGAGTTCCCGCAGGTACATGCGCAGGTCGTACTCCAGGAACTTGACCTGGCAGGCGTGGCCCAGTGCCGGGGAGGCGGCGGCGAGGGTCCGGGCCGCGGTGCGGTGCGCCTCGATCCTGGAGAGCCAGTTGGCGACGTCCTCGCGGTCGAGGGAGATCGACACCTGGGCGGCGGACCGGCGCACGTGCCAGACGTAGACGAGGTCGTCGATCACGGCGACGCGGGGCGCGGCGGCCAGGACGCGGGCGGTGAAGACGAAATCCTCGTAGACGAAGCGGCCGTCGGGGAAGCGGATGTCGTGCTCGTCGAGGAAGGCGCGCGCGTAGAGCTTGTTGACGCAGAGGGTGTCGCGGACCAGTTCGGGCCGGTCGGCGGGCCGCTCGATGACGTCGCCCGGCGTGTACAGCCCCGGTACCCAGGGCACGTCCTGATGCTGCGGCAGTTCGCGTCGTACGCACGCGCCGACCGTCACCGGTGCGCGGTGCCGTTCGGCGGCCCGTACGAGGGCGTCCGCCGCGCCGGGCGGCAGAACGTCGTCGCTGTCGAGGAAGAGGACGTACGGGGCGGTCGCGGCCGCGATCCCGTCGTTGCGCGGGGTCCCGCAGCCGCCGCTGTTCTCCGTGCGGTGCAGGACCTTCAGGCGGGGGTGGCGGGCGGCCAGCTCGTCCAGGACCCGGCCGGTGTCGTCGGACGAGGCGTCGTTGACCGCGATGATCTCGTCGACCACCGGGCCCTGGTCGAGAGCCGAGGAGACGGCCTCGCCCACGAGCCCGGCGTCGTTGTACGCGATCACCACGACGGAGACGGTGGCGGGATTGATGCTGGTCACCCGCTGGATCCTAGGCGACCCGGGTAAAGGTCGCCTCAAGACCCCTGTCGGACCCTTGACCGCGGCGGGCCGCCGTCAGGATCCGGACATGTCCTAGAACGGCCGGAACTCGTCGTACTCCTGCTGGGCGGAGTCGCCGCGCTTGGCGTCCTTCTCCTTGCGGCGCGTGGTGGCCGGGCGCGGTGCGTCCAGGCGGTGGTCCTCGCCTCGGCGGCCCAGCATCTCGGCGCCGGCCATGACGGTCGGCTCCCAGTCGAAGACGACGGAGTTCTCGTCGGAGCCGATGGCGACGCCGTCACCGGCGCGGGCGCCGGCCTTCTTCAGCGCCTCCTCGACGCCGAGCCGGGCGAGGCGGTCGGCGAGGTAGCCGACGGCCTCGTCGTTGTTGAAGTCGGTCTGGCGGACCCAGCGCTCGGGCTTCTCGCCGCGCACCTGGTAGACGTCCTCGACCTCGTCGTAGGTGACGGTGAAGCCGGAGTCGTCGACGGCCTTCGGACGGATGACGATGCGGGTCGCCTCCTCCTTCGGCTTGCGGGAGCGGGCCTTGGCGATGACCTCGGCGAGGAAGTACGAGAGCTCCTTGAGGCCCGTACGGGACACCGCGGAGACCTCGAAGACCTTGTAACCGCGTGCCTCCAGGTCGGGGCGCACCATGTCGGCGAGGTCCTGGCCGTCCGGGATGTCGACCTTGTTGAGGACGACGAGGCGGGGCCGCTTCTCCAGTCCGCCGCCGTACAGCCGCAGCTCTTCCTCGATGACGTCGAGGTCGGCGAGCGGGTCGCGGTCCGACTCCAGGGTGGCGGTGTCGAGCACGTGCACGAGGATCGAGCAGCGCTCGACGTGGCGCAGGAACTCCAGGCCGAGGCCCTTGCCCTGGCTCGCGCCGGGGATCAGGCCCGGGACGTCGGCGATCGTGTAGACCGTCGAACCGGCCGTGACGACGCCCAGGTTCGGGACCAGGGTGGTGAAGGGGTAGTCCGCGATCTTCGGCTTGGCCGCGGAGAGGACCGAGATCAGCGAGGACTTGCCGGCGCTCGGGAAGCCGACCAGCGCCACGTCGGCGACGGTCTTGAGCTCCAGGACGATGTCCCCGGTGGTGCCGGGGACGCCGAGGAGGGCGAAGCCGGGCGCCTTGCGGCGGGCCGAGGAGAGCGCCGCGTTGCCGAGGCCGCCGCGGCCGCCCTCACCGGCGACGTAGGTGGTGCCCTGGCCGACGAGGTCGGCGAGGACGTTGCCCTCCTTGTCGAGGACGACGGTGCCGTCCGGCACGGGCAGGATCAGGTCCTGGCCGTCCTTGCCGGAACGGTTGTCGCCGGCGCCGGGCTGACCGTTGGTGGCCTTGCGGTGCGGGCTGTGGTGGTAATCCAGCAGGGTGGTGATCGCCTGCTCCACCACGAGGATGACGTCGCCGCCGCGGCCGCCGTTTCCGCCGTCGGGGCCGCCGAGCGGCTTGAACTTCTCCCGGTGAACGGAGGCGCAGCCGTGGCCCCCGTTACCCGCGGCGACGTGCAGCTCGACGCGGTCCACGAAGGTGGTCATGGGTGTTCCTCCAGATACATACGGGAATGTCCCGGGCAGGCCTTGCCGCCCATTAAACGTGTCTATGTGACAACGCGCCGAGGGCGGACCTCTCTTCCCGGCTTCCGCCGGGAAGAGTTGAGATCCGCCCTCGGGGTGTTACGAACGCGTGTGATGCAGCAGGAGCTGGATCAGGCGGCCGGAACGATGTTGACGACCTTGCGGCCACGGTGCGTGCCGAACTGGACCGAACCGGCCTGCAGCGCGAACAGCGTGTCGTCGCCACCACGACCGACACCCGAGCCCGGGTGGAAGTGGGTGCCGCGCTGGCGGACGAGGATCTCGCCGGCGGAAACGACCTGACCGCCGAAGCGCTTCACGCCGAGCCGCTGAGCATTGGAATCGCGCCCGTTCCGAGTGGACGATGCGCCCTTCTTGTGTGCCATGTCTCAGTCCCTTTTACTTCGCAGCCGCGGGGATACCGGTGACCTTGATCGCCGTGTACTGCTGGCGGTGACCCTGGCGACGGCGGTAGCCGGTCTTGTTCTTGTAGCGCAGGATGTCGATCTTGGCGCCCTTGTGGTGGTCCACGATCTCGGCCTGGACCTTGATCCCGGCCAGCACCCACGGGTCGCTGGTCACGGCGTCGCCGTCGACAACGAGCAGGGTCGAGAGCTCGACCGTGTCGCCAACCTTGGCAGTGGAAATCTTGTCAACCTCAACGATGTCACCAACAGCAACCTTGTGCTGGCGACCACCGCTGCGCACGATGGCGTACACGCGGATCTCTCTCTCACTCGGGACGGATGCTCCTGAAGCCAGCCGCTCACACGGGCCGAGGCCCACGGTGATCCGGATTGGACGAGCGGCCTCTCCCCGGCGACGCGCACGCGCGAGGCGCGTACACGGACGTACAGAGGAGGAGGGTGCTCAGGAGCGCGACGCGCACTAGACGGAAAATCATCTAGGACATGCCGACGGTCTAGGTTACGGGCCTGGTTCCAGGGGGTCAAACCGGGCCCCGAACGCCCGTGGGCCCCGCCGTTCGGCGGGGCCCACGGGTGTGACGCGGATCAGGCCTCGGTGGGAGCCGAGACGGACGGGAGCGCCTGCTGCTCCGCCGCCGCGGTCTTCTTCGTGGCCCGCTTCGCCGGCGCCTTCTTGGCCGTGGTGGCGGCCTTCTTGGCGACGGTCTTCTTCGCGGCGGTCTTGGTGGCCGCCGCCTTCTTGGCCGGGGCCTTCTTCGCCGCGGTGGTCGCCTTCTTGGCCGGAGCCTTGCGGGCGGCCTTCTTCTTCACCGGCGCCTCGGGCTCGACGTCGGCTTCGACCGGGGCCGCCTCGGGCTCCGACTCGGCTGCCGCAGCGGCCTCGACGACCAGGACGGCCGCCTCGGCCGCGCCCGCCGGGGAACCGGCGGGTGCGGTGGCCTTGCGGGTGGCACGGCGACGCGGGCGGGCCGGAGCGGCGTCCGCGACGGGCTCGGCCACCGGCTCGGCCGGGGTCTCGACGACGACCGGCTCGGGCTCCGGCTCGACGACGGGCTCGACGACCGCCTCCACGACCGGCTCCGGCTCCGCGGCGGCCTCGGCGGCGACCGCGGGGGCACCCGCCGGGGCGGTGGCCTTGCGGGTGGCACGGCGACGCGTACGACCCTTGGGGGCCTCCTCGACCACCGGCTCCGCGACGTCCTCGGTCTCGACCGGGGCGACGGCGACGGGCTCGGGCTCGACGACGGTCACCGGCTCGGCGACGGGCTCCACGACCGGCTCGGG
This region of Streptomyces sp. NBC_00513 genomic DNA includes:
- the obgE gene encoding GTPase ObgE; this encodes MTTFVDRVELHVAAGNGGHGCASVHREKFKPLGGPDGGNGGRGGDVILVVEQAITTLLDYHHSPHRKATNGQPGAGDNRSGKDGQDLILPVPDGTVVLDKEGNVLADLVGQGTTYVAGEGGRGGLGNAALSSARRKAPGFALLGVPGTTGDIVLELKTVADVALVGFPSAGKSSLISVLSAAKPKIADYPFTTLVPNLGVVTAGSTVYTIADVPGLIPGASQGKGLGLEFLRHVERCSILVHVLDTATLESDRDPLADLDVIEEELRLYGGGLEKRPRLVVLNKVDIPDGQDLADMVRPDLEARGYKVFEVSAVSRTGLKELSYFLAEVIAKARSRKPKEEATRIVIRPKAVDDSGFTVTYDEVEDVYQVRGEKPERWVRQTDFNNDEAVGYLADRLARLGVEEALKKAGARAGDGVAIGSDENSVVFDWEPTVMAGAEMLGRRGEDHRLDAPRPATTRRKEKDAKRGDSAQQEYDEFRPF
- the rpmA gene encoding 50S ribosomal protein L27, producing the protein MAHKKGASSTRNGRDSNAQRLGVKRFGGQVVSAGEILVRQRGTHFHPGSGVGRGGDDTLFALQAGSVQFGTHRGRKVVNIVPAA
- the rplU gene encoding 50S ribosomal protein L21, encoding MYAIVRSGGRQHKVAVGDIVEVDKISTAKVGDTVELSTLLVVDGDAVTSDPWVLAGIKVQAEIVDHHKGAKIDILRYKNKTGYRRRQGHRQQYTAIKVTGIPAAAK